CTCGCTGAGCCTTGAGGCCCGCAGCCTTGAGGACGTCTTCCTCGACATCTCCGGAAGGGAAATCCGATGACCCGCGACAGTGCCGCACTGGGGAGCGCGCCGCTGGGCAGCGCCCCGCCGGCCCGCCCCCTCGGGAGCCCCCCGGCGCCGCTGCTGCGCCGCATTGTGCTGCAGGGCAAGTACGAGACCATCACCATGCTCCGGAACGGCGAACAGCTGATCCTGGCGATCGTGCTGCCGCTGCTGGCCATGGTGGGCCTCACGGTCACCCCCCTCCTGGACGGTTTCGGCGCGAGCCGGATCAATGTTGCTGTGCCGGGCATTCTCGCACTGTGTGCCATGTCCACGGCCTTCACCGGCCAGGGCATCTCCACCGGGTTTGACCGTCGCTATGGGGTCCTGCGATTCCTGTCCACCACTCCCCTGGGCCGCACCGGGCTGATCGCCGGAAAGGTCCTTGCCGTCCTCGCGGTCCTCGCCCTGCAGGTCCTGGTGGTCACGGCTGTCGCCCTGATGCTGGGCTGGCAGCCGAATCCGCTCGGCTGGGTCCCCGGACTGGCCGTTCTGGTGCTCGGCGCCGCGGCGTTTACCGCACTGGGCCTGCTCGTCGCGGGGACCGTGCGGCCGGAAGCGACCCTGGCCATCACCAACCTGCTCTGGATCCTGCTGGGTGCCCTCGGCGGGATCGTGATCCCGGCCGAACGGCTTCCCGCCCTGCTGCAGTCGATCGTGCACTACCTCCCCTCCGGCGCCCTGGGACAGTCGCTGAGGGAAGCGTTCCTGTCCGGCAGCGTCAACCCCGTCCCGGTACTTGTCCTGCTGCTCTGGACGGCCATCGCCGGCGGCGCAGCAACCCGTTGGTTCAAATGGAATTGAGAAAACTGTGAGCACGGCTTCCCGCCCTCCCCGGACCGCTTCCCGGAACATCGCCTGGCTGCCCGTCACCGTCAACAAGACGGTCCAGCGGCTGGCGGTGCTCTCCCTGGTCGGCCAGACCCTCCTGATCGTGACCGGCGGCGCCGTCCGCCTCACCGCCTCGGGCCTGGGCTGCCCGACGTGGCCGCGCTGCACGGATTCATCGCTCGTGAACACCCCGGAAATGGGGATCCACGGCATTATCGAATTCGGCAACCGGCTCCTCACCTTCGCGCTGGCGGCGGTCGCCGTCGCGATGCTGGTGTATCTGTGGAATCTCCGCAAGGAACGCCGCGACCTCTTCCTGCTGGCCCTGGGCCTGCTCGCCAGCATCCCGGCGCAGGCCGTCATCGGCGGCATCACCGTGCTGACCCAGCTGAACCCCTGGGTTGTGGGGCTGCACTTCCTGGTTTCGATGGCCCTCGTGGTCGTGGCCACGCTGCTGGTCAACCGCGCTTACGGGCGGACAGGGAGGTTCCGGACGGCTGAACTGGCGGCCCTGCCGGGCATCGCACGTCCGCTCATGACCGCCGTCGCGCTGTTTTCCGCCGTGGCAGTCTGCCTCGGTGTGGTGGTGACGGGCGCGGGCCCGCACGCGGGCGACGCCGACGCCCCGCGCAACGACCTGGACTGGGACCTGTTCTCGCACATCCATGCCGTTCCGGCCTACCTGGTGACCGCCGGGGCGCTGTTCGCGCTGTACCTTGTCCTCCGTGACCGGATTCCCGGCCCGTTCCGCGCCGCCGTCTTTATGCTCCTGGGCGTCACCGTGCTGCAGGCCGTCATCGGTTTCACGCAGTATTACAACGGTATCCCGGCGCTCCTGGTCGCCGCGCACATGCTCGGCTCAGCCCTGCTGATGAGCGCGGCCACCAATGCCGCAGACCTCGCCCGCAGCAGCCCGGTCAAGTAGCCGGGTTGAAAACAGGGTTGAAGTAGGACCCGAACAAACAACGCGGGGTCACCTGGCGCCTATCCGGAGCACCGGAAGGGGCGTTAGGTGACCCCGCGTTGTTCTTGCGGAGTGCAGTGGGAGGTATCTGGCTAGCCGCCCATGATGGCCGAGCCGACGAAGGGATCGACTGCGAGGGCGATGAAGAGCAGGGTCAGGTAGCTGATGGAGCCGTGGAAGACCTTCATGGCGCCCTTGTTGGACACGTCGCCGGCCTGCGCCCGGCTGTACAGCGCGTGGGATTCGTAGAGGAACCACGCTCCGGCGAGCACCGCGGTGACGGTGTAGACCCAGCCGGCCCCGCCGGCCGGCACCAACAGCAGCGAGCACACCACCATGGCCCACGCGTAGAGGACCACCTGGACCGAGACCACCTTGGCCCCGGCGATCGCGCCGAGCATCGGGACATTGGCGTTGCGGTAGTCCTCGCCGTAGCGCATGGACAGCGGCCAGTAGTGCGGCGGGGTCCACAGGAAGATGACCATAAAGAGCACGACGGCGGGCCACTCCACCGTGTTGGTGACGGCCGCCCACGCAATCAGCACGGGGAAGCAG
This DNA window, taken from Pseudarthrobacter sp. ATCC 49987, encodes the following:
- a CDS encoding COX15/CtaA family protein, whose translation is MSTASRPPRTASRNIAWLPVTVNKTVQRLAVLSLVGQTLLIVTGGAVRLTASGLGCPTWPRCTDSSLVNTPEMGIHGIIEFGNRLLTFALAAVAVAMLVYLWNLRKERRDLFLLALGLLASIPAQAVIGGITVLTQLNPWVVGLHFLVSMALVVVATLLVNRAYGRTGRFRTAELAALPGIARPLMTAVALFSAVAVCLGVVVTGAGPHAGDADAPRNDLDWDLFSHIHAVPAYLVTAGALFALYLVLRDRIPGPFRAAVFMLLGVTVLQAVIGFTQYYNGIPALLVAAHMLGSALLMSAATNAADLARSSPVK
- a CDS encoding ABC transporter permease, whose translation is MTRDSAALGSAPLGSAPPARPLGSPPAPLLRRIVLQGKYETITMLRNGEQLILAIVLPLLAMVGLTVTPLLDGFGASRINVAVPGILALCAMSTAFTGQGISTGFDRRYGVLRFLSTTPLGRTGLIAGKVLAVLAVLALQVLVVTAVALMLGWQPNPLGWVPGLAVLVLGAAAFTALGLLVAGTVRPEATLAITNLLWILLGALGGIVIPAERLPALLQSIVHYLPSGALGQSLREAFLSGSVNPVPVLVLLLWTAIAGGAATRWFKWN